Part of the bacterium genome, TACCGGTTCTGGCCTTCACGGCGCGCTCGATGTAGAAGCCCGTCTCATTACTGGAGTTATCCGCCCATTTCAATGTAACGGTGCGGCTGACAACGGTTACAGCCAGCGCGGAGGGCGCCACGAGAACTGCGGGATCGGTCACGGTGATCGCGACAGAGGAGGTACTGGTGGCACCCTTGTCGTCCGTCACTGTGAGCACTGCCATGAAGCTGCCAGCGGTTGAATAAATATGGCTGATCGTCTTTCCCGTGACGGACGCGCTTCCGTCCCCGAAGCTCCAGACATAAGAGGCAATGATACCGTCGGAATCACTCGACTGGCTGCCGTCAAGCGCCACCACCAAAGGCAGGCTGCCACTAGTCGGAGTGGCAGTAGCCTTGGCCACCGGCAGCAGATTAACGACCGTAGCTTTAGCCTTAACAACAGCGCCTGCGGCTTGGATGAGCCCGAACCCGTAAACGCTGTCGTTGCCAATCACGCCAAGATCCTTGCAGGAAGAGGTGATTAACGTTTCAACCTGCGCTGGCGTGAAGCTCGGATTGATGGAAAAAATCAGCGCAGCGAGTCCGGCGGTGATGGGTGCCGAGAAGGAGGTGCCGCTCCAGTAGCCATAGGATCCGCCCATGACGCAAGTCAGTACGCTTTCGCCGGGCGCCACCACATCAATAGGGGCTCCGTAGTTCGAAAAGCTGGCACGCGCATCAAAGGAAGACGTCGCCCCAACCAGCAGGATGCTGGCAGGATCAGCGCTTCCAGTAAGGTCCAATCCGTCATTCCCAGCGGCGAACACCACGAGCGCCCCTTTACTGCGAGCGTAATCAGCTGCGGTGATGATCGTGGAGTAGGAGTATCCGCCGAAACTGACATTGACAACCTTGGCACTGCGGTCTGCACCGTAGGCAATACCATCGGCGATGTCAGTGATATAGGCACTTCCTATGCCGTCCTGGTATGTAATGCGGATGGGCAGGATTTTCACATTCCAAGCCATACCAGCCACCCCAATGCCGTTGTTACCCGTCGCAGCAGCGCAACCGGCAACGGCGGTTCCGTGCCCATAAGTATCCACACAATTTGTGTTGTTGAGATAAGTGTTCCAACCAGGCAGAATCAGATTTCGAACAAGATCAGGGTGTGTCAAGTCGACCCCTGTGTCGCATACGGCTACGACAATCTGAGTGACTCCTGTGGTGATGTCCCAGGCACCAGCAGAGGCGATGTTCTGGTGCCACCACTGGCTGAAATAATACGGGTCGTTCGGGATAACAACAGCCTCCACCACATAATCCGGTTCGGCCCATTCCACACCACCGCTCTGCATGAGGGCTGCGGCCAGAGTTTCCTCCGAGACCCCCATACCCCTCTTTGCCTTTACCCGGATGATACTTCCGCCAGCAATTTTCTTATCAAGTCCAAGTTTATATTCTACAAGTACGGCGGCCAACGCCTGACGCTCTTGCTCTGTCATCTGCGACTTCCACTTATAGGT contains:
- a CDS encoding S8 family serine peptidase — protein: MSKKTIGMKLCLGVVLIAWGSVAAFGVPAQHRERRPDTVTYKWKSQMTEQERQALAAVLVEYKLGLDKKIAGGSIIRVKAKRGMGVSEETLAAALMQSGGVEWAEPDYVVEAVVIPNDPYYFSQWWHQNIASAGAWDITTGVTQIVVAVCDTGVDLTHPDLVRNLILPGWNTYLNNTNCVDTYGHGTAVAGCAAATGNNGIGVAGMAWNVKILPIRITYQDGIGSAYITDIADGIAYGADRSAKVVNVSFGGYSYSTIITAADYARSKGALVVFAAGNDGLDLTGSADPASILLVGATSSFDARASFSNYGAPIDVVAPGESVLTCVMGGSYGYWSGTSFSAPITAGLAALIFSINPSFTPAQVETLITSSCKDLGVIGNDSVYGFGLIQAAGAVVKAKATVVNLLPVAKATATPTSGSLPLVVALDGSQSSDSDGIIASYVWSFGDGSASVTGKTISHIYSTAGSFMAVLTVTDDKGATSTSSVAITVTDPAVLVAPSALAVTVVSRTVTLKWADNSSNETGFYIERAVKARTGIGPYSRVGTVGANIRAYSETVLANTYYYRVQAFNATRLSTYSNVISVRVK